Proteins encoded together in one Ferroglobus placidus DSM 10642 window:
- a CDS encoding antitoxin family protein — MGKVIEVVYENGVFKPAKKISLPEKTKGKVIIEEKVMGDIEDISKEVDEILKDTRIDEDPLEVLLEMRKRPWD, encoded by the coding sequence ATGGGAAAGGTAATCGAGGTCGTATACGAGAATGGGGTGTTCAAACCTGCAAAAAAGATATCGTTGCCCGAAAAGACTAAAGGGAAGGTAATAATAGAAGAAAAAGTGATGGGTGACATTGAGGATATCTCAAAGGAAGTTGATGAAATTTTGAAAGACACGAGGATCGACGAAGACCCTCTGGAAGTTCTACTTGAGATGAGGAAGAGACCATGGGATTAA
- a CDS encoding AAA family ATPase produces MIREVYLENVKSYSRQKIEFTEGINAIIGRNGAGKTTILEAIGFVLFDHLPYNISDFVRRGEKKAEIRVKFVSPLDEREYIAVRKIEGGKTTHYYIEDLELGRVASGVKDVTEWIKQHFKLEVSPREIFENAIGVSQGNIVSHFIAQPSVRREIFTPLLGIERYKKAYENAREIVRFYETKIHEIEREMSYLKAKIENKDRLISALSSSKKEIEELRKRREEFRKRREEIERRSDELIKLKEELESLRLRKSEILKEISFIAPEVEKLKSQIEEIEKLEMEIERLKDDYEKYLEAERKIKEKRETLEKISKKRDELIKISESCRAIEERIKEASDEAERIKKSLKELEGVEEFAKREEELKRELERLNSLENELAALENHLKSLKESYDEKREELLRIRKAEEKLGKVKGQIAKLANVKELYLKALDKRSKIKSRIAELQKQKEEAEKGLCPIIDESCDRIVEHAKNIEEEIKILLQKLEKLEEKTEKLEKALKVFEELEKEEKVLTNELKRKEALERSVKELEREIEKLKEELSKKREELEKRQMLEDELEKVSGSVQKLGEKRKLEERLREIEKTKEILEKELDEKKEELKNFEKIEKAYEELKRFLEKLEKVLEEKRESYERYILCQERVKEKERIEAELKQKVKRLKELETEKEKLEDSIKSIEKVYKEEELEELEKSLREINLELGKIEGKLGQLEKAVKDMEKELGDLKESEEKFEDLKKNMEEFRKKLEFVNLVREVLKEAIPQMIKAYTEAISAEANRIFCEIMDDYSWQIELSEDFGIKAKYMGREISFQQMSGGEQVVAALSVRLALLKFLSSAGVVFFDEPTQNMDEERRRNFARQITNIKGFRQIFVITHDDTFEEMVENVIRVRKENGVSIV; encoded by the coding sequence ATGATAAGAGAAGTTTACCTCGAAAACGTAAAAAGTTATAGCAGGCAGAAAATAGAGTTTACGGAAGGCATTAACGCAATAATAGGTAGAAACGGAGCCGGAAAAACTACGATTCTCGAAGCTATAGGCTTCGTTCTTTTCGATCACCTACCTTACAACATCTCCGATTTCGTTAGAAGAGGGGAAAAAAAGGCGGAGATAAGAGTCAAATTCGTCAGCCCTCTTGATGAGAGGGAGTACATTGCCGTAAGGAAGATAGAAGGGGGGAAAACGACCCACTACTACATAGAAGACTTAGAACTCGGAAGAGTCGCGAGTGGCGTTAAGGACGTTACCGAGTGGATAAAGCAACACTTTAAACTCGAGGTTTCCCCAAGGGAAATTTTCGAAAATGCAATAGGAGTTTCCCAGGGAAACATAGTTTCCCACTTCATCGCCCAGCCGTCCGTTAGAAGGGAGATATTCACGCCCCTCCTCGGAATTGAGAGGTACAAAAAAGCCTACGAAAACGCGAGGGAAATCGTAAGATTTTACGAAACTAAAATTCACGAGATCGAAAGGGAGATGAGCTACCTAAAGGCTAAGATTGAAAACAAAGATAGGCTTATTTCGGCTTTAAGCTCCTCAAAAAAGGAAATTGAAGAACTGAGAAAGAGAAGAGAAGAATTCCGTAAAAGAAGAGAAGAGATCGAAAGAAGAAGTGACGAATTAATCAAGCTGAAAGAAGAACTCGAAAGTCTCCGTCTTCGAAAATCGGAGATTTTAAAAGAGATCAGTTTCATCGCTCCAGAGGTTGAAAAGCTGAAAAGTCAGATTGAAGAGATCGAAAAGCTTGAAATGGAAATTGAAAGGCTTAAGGACGACTACGAAAAATATCTGGAGGCTGAGAGAAAAATTAAGGAGAAAAGGGAAACTCTCGAAAAAATTTCGAAAAAGAGAGACGAGCTGATAAAAATATCCGAAAGCTGCAGAGCAATAGAAGAGAGAATTAAGGAGGCTTCCGACGAAGCTGAGAGGATAAAGAAAAGTTTGAAAGAGCTGGAAGGAGTTGAAGAGTTCGCGAAAAGAGAAGAGGAGCTAAAAAGAGAGCTCGAAAGGCTGAATTCTCTGGAAAACGAGCTTGCTGCTCTTGAGAATCACTTAAAAAGTTTGAAGGAAAGCTACGACGAAAAGAGAGAAGAATTGCTAAGAATTAGAAAAGCCGAAGAGAAGCTCGGAAAAGTTAAGGGGCAGATTGCCAAGCTCGCTAACGTTAAGGAGCTTTACTTAAAAGCGTTGGACAAGAGGAGCAAGATTAAAAGCAGAATAGCGGAGTTGCAAAAACAGAAAGAGGAAGCTGAAAAGGGCTTATGTCCGATCATAGACGAAAGCTGCGACAGAATTGTCGAACACGCCAAGAACATCGAAGAAGAAATTAAAATTCTCCTTCAGAAACTCGAAAAGCTTGAGGAGAAAACTGAAAAGCTCGAAAAAGCTTTGAAAGTTTTTGAGGAGTTAGAAAAAGAAGAAAAAGTTTTGACGAATGAATTGAAGAGAAAAGAGGCTTTAGAGAGATCTGTTAAAGAGCTTGAAAGGGAAATAGAGAAACTGAAAGAAGAGCTGAGTAAAAAAAGAGAAGAGCTCGAAAAAAGGCAGATGCTTGAGGATGAGCTGGAAAAAGTGTCCGGGAGCGTTCAAAAGCTTGGGGAAAAGAGAAAGCTCGAGGAGCGGTTGAGGGAGATCGAGAAAACAAAAGAAATTCTCGAAAAGGAACTTGATGAGAAGAAAGAAGAGCTGAAGAACTTCGAAAAAATTGAAAAAGCTTACGAGGAACTAAAAAGATTTCTCGAAAAATTGGAAAAAGTTTTGGAGGAGAAGAGAGAAAGCTACGAAAGGTACATTCTTTGCCAGGAGAGAGTTAAAGAAAAGGAGAGAATCGAGGCAGAGCTAAAACAGAAGGTAAAAAGGCTAAAAGAACTCGAAACTGAAAAAGAAAAGTTAGAAGACTCGATTAAAAGCATCGAAAAAGTTTACAAAGAGGAGGAGCTGGAAGAATTGGAGAAATCCCTTAGAGAGATCAACCTCGAACTCGGAAAGATTGAAGGGAAACTCGGACAGCTGGAAAAAGCCGTCAAAGACATGGAAAAAGAGCTTGGAGATTTGAAGGAGAGCGAAGAGAAATTCGAAGATTTAAAGAAGAACATGGAGGAGTTTAGGAAGAAGCTCGAGTTCGTTAACCTCGTCAGAGAGGTTTTGAAAGAGGCTATTCCCCAGATGATAAAAGCGTACACAGAAGCAATCTCAGCTGAAGCTAACAGGATATTCTGCGAAATAATGGACGACTATTCATGGCAAATAGAGTTGTCTGAAGACTTCGGAATAAAAGCGAAGTACATGGGGAGAGAAATTAGCTTTCAGCAGATGAGCGGCGGAGAGCAGGTCGTTGCCGCTCTCTCAGTCAGACTCGCACTTCTAAAGTTCTTGTCGTCAGCCGGGGTGGTGTTTTTCGACGAGCCAACCCAGAACATGGACGAGGAGAGGAGAAGAAATTTCGCAAGGCAGATAACTAACATAAAAGGGTTCAGACAGATTTTCGTAATAACACACGACGATACTTTCGAGGAAATGGTGGAAAACGTGATTAGAGTTAGAAAGGAGAACGGAGTGTCGATCGTATGA
- a CDS encoding flavin reductase family protein: MLSYLYPMRTFIIVAGTIERPNPMTADWVTPLSFSPPLAGVAIGKTRYTRKLVEEQKEFVIAVPTVELLKDVWIAGTTSGARENKAEKMSVTFVPSQKVSAPSIKECAANIECKVVKEVETGDHIFFVGEIVNVTYGDAFKNGEPDVENFKFLMHAKSGAYFTYQSGEIIRP; this comes from the coding sequence ATGCTGAGCTACTTGTATCCGATGAGGACTTTTATAATCGTCGCCGGAACCATCGAGAGACCAAATCCGATGACAGCTGACTGGGTCACTCCCCTCAGCTTCTCACCACCGCTGGCTGGAGTGGCGATAGGAAAGACGAGATACACGAGAAAACTCGTTGAGGAGCAGAAGGAGTTCGTTATTGCCGTCCCAACAGTGGAACTGCTGAAGGACGTCTGGATTGCGGGAACGACAAGCGGAGCGAGGGAAAATAAGGCTGAAAAGATGAGCGTAACGTTCGTGCCTTCGCAAAAGGTGAGCGCTCCGTCGATTAAGGAGTGCGCAGCAAACATTGAATGCAAAGTCGTGAAAGAAGTCGAGACGGGAGACCACATATTCTTCGTAGGAGAGATCGTGAACGTTACCTACGGAGACGCTTTCAAAAACGGAGAACCGGACGTGGAGAACTTCAAATTCCTCATGCACGCAAAGTCGGGAGCTTACTTCACCTATCAGAGCGGAGAAATTATTAGGCCCTAA
- a CDS encoding S4 domain-containing protein yields the protein MRLDEFLKKSGYFKSRSQAKEAIKRGFVKVNGKVITKPSFQVKGSEKIEVAEKGKPRGYYKLKELDKKYGIVEEGDIVLDLGSSAGGFLLYASEKAKLVYGIEYSKEFEDSLREIEEERKNIRVFIDDAFTFDTSRLDELDVILCDLTLEPEDSLKALMRFVEKLKKGGKVLFVSKERIPEFPEIFEVEAVEKAKDRREYYIILRKLR from the coding sequence ATGAGGCTTGACGAATTTCTGAAAAAATCCGGCTACTTTAAATCGAGAAGTCAGGCTAAAGAGGCGATAAAAAGGGGATTCGTAAAAGTGAACGGGAAGGTGATTACAAAGCCGTCATTCCAAGTTAAGGGAAGCGAAAAAATAGAGGTTGCAGAGAAAGGAAAGCCGAGAGGATACTACAAGCTGAAAGAGCTCGACAAAAAGTATGGAATCGTAGAAGAGGGTGACATCGTTTTGGATCTTGGAAGCAGCGCCGGAGGATTTTTGCTCTACGCAAGCGAGAAAGCAAAGCTCGTTTACGGAATAGAGTACAGCAAAGAGTTCGAAGATTCACTTAGAGAAATCGAAGAAGAGAGGAAGAACATCAGAGTTTTCATAGACGACGCTTTCACCTTCGACACTTCAAGGCTCGATGAACTTGACGTCATTTTGTGCGATCTAACTTTAGAGCCTGAGGATTCATTGAAAGCTCTTATGAGATTTGTTGAAAAGCTGAAAAAAGGAGGTAAAGTCCTTTTCGTTTCAAAAGAGAGAATTCCAGAATTTCCGGAAATTTTTGAAGTTGAAGCAGTTGAAAAGGCTAAGGATAGGAGAGAGTACTACATAATTTTGAGAAAGTTGCGGTAA
- a CDS encoding pyruvate kinase alpha/beta domain-containing protein: MMEEIYYFEKPGKQNTEKTLELAVERALKRGIKHLVVASSTGETAKKALEVLEKRKAEINLVCVTYHTGFYKEGENSMSEEVEEFFRSKGVKIVRQSHALSGVERSFTRKFGGASRVEAVAEALRSLFGHGMKVCVEIAIMAADSGAIPIEEVVCVGGRSRGADTAAVIRPAHMNNFFDMEVREIICMPRFKR; this comes from the coding sequence ATGATGGAGGAAATCTACTACTTCGAAAAACCGGGAAAGCAAAATACTGAAAAAACGCTCGAACTTGCGGTGGAAAGGGCTTTAAAGAGAGGAATAAAGCACTTGGTCGTTGCTTCTTCTACTGGCGAGACCGCAAAAAAGGCTTTGGAGGTTCTCGAAAAGAGGAAAGCTGAAATAAATCTCGTTTGCGTTACCTACCACACCGGATTTTACAAAGAGGGAGAGAATTCGATGAGCGAAGAGGTCGAAGAATTCTTTAGGAGTAAAGGCGTGAAGATCGTTAGACAGAGTCACGCTTTAAGCGGAGTTGAAAGGAGCTTCACGAGAAAGTTCGGAGGAGCGAGCAGAGTTGAAGCCGTTGCCGAAGCTCTACGCTCTCTCTTTGGACACGGAATGAAGGTCTGCGTTGAAATTGCTATAATGGCTGCCGACAGCGGAGCAATCCCTATAGAAGAGGTGGTGTGCGTCGGAGGTAGAAGTAGAGGAGCCGATACGGCAGCAGTAATTAGACCTGCTCACATGAACAACTTCTTCGACATGGAAGTCAGAGAAATAATTTGCATGCCGAGGTTTAAGAGGTAG
- a CDS encoding RsmB/NOP family class I SAM-dependent RNA methyltransferase, with the protein MYKVRERDFVILTEVLRKSEEIKPSQYAKRIVFEKYGILGTDLDRILTAVYYKIMKRLGIIDKIIRNVVGVHQNILDPWLRAALRVTVEFFVFEKKYVKHLDKNAVRKSVASFLSKTTHPYVGMFYYEIFDKVTSYELQPRNEIEKLEFKYLLPAWYIERMKEVVGEELEDLLKALNTEPKISVRVNTLKARVEEVVKALEKEGKEVTISEVVPTVLKFDGPYDFDRSKLYRKGKFVIQEEASALASILLDPKPGEVVVDLCAAPGGKTLHMAELMKNRGVIHAFDIDELRLKRMEELIERCGIRIVKIYKKDARKATKILGESVADKVMLDAPCTSDGTLMKNPELRWRIREEKIEELAELQYELLNVAVDLLKPGGRVLYCTCSMFKEENEGVVERILKERKDVRLVPLSGYYSPGFIEGTIRAFPHRHNTIGFFYALLEKTTS; encoded by the coding sequence ATGTACAAAGTCAGGGAAAGGGATTTCGTAATACTCACCGAAGTCCTCAGGAAATCCGAAGAAATCAAGCCGAGTCAGTATGCCAAGAGGATTGTTTTCGAAAAGTACGGAATACTCGGCACAGATTTAGATAGAATTCTCACAGCCGTATACTACAAGATAATGAAAAGACTCGGAATAATCGACAAAATAATTAGGAATGTGGTAGGAGTTCATCAAAACATCCTCGATCCGTGGCTTAGAGCTGCTTTACGCGTTACTGTAGAATTTTTCGTTTTCGAGAAAAAGTACGTGAAGCATCTGGATAAGAACGCTGTTAGGAAAAGCGTTGCAAGTTTTCTTTCTAAAACAACTCACCCCTACGTCGGAATGTTTTACTACGAGATTTTCGATAAGGTTACTTCCTACGAGCTTCAGCCGAGGAACGAAATTGAGAAACTCGAATTCAAGTACCTCCTTCCGGCTTGGTACATAGAAAGGATGAAAGAAGTTGTTGGAGAAGAGCTGGAAGATTTGCTTAAAGCTTTGAACACAGAACCAAAAATCAGCGTAAGAGTGAACACGCTGAAAGCAAGGGTTGAAGAAGTGGTTAAAGCTCTGGAAAAGGAGGGAAAGGAAGTTACGATCAGCGAAGTCGTTCCGACGGTGCTCAAATTCGACGGACCTTACGATTTCGACAGATCCAAGCTTTATAGGAAGGGTAAGTTCGTCATACAGGAAGAGGCGTCAGCTTTAGCTTCAATTCTTCTCGATCCTAAGCCCGGGGAGGTCGTTGTGGATCTCTGCGCAGCACCGGGAGGGAAAACCCTTCACATGGCTGAGCTGATGAAAAACAGAGGGGTAATTCACGCTTTCGACATCGACGAGCTGAGGTTGAAGAGAATGGAGGAGTTGATTGAGAGGTGCGGAATAAGAATCGTAAAAATATACAAGAAAGACGCGAGAAAAGCAACGAAAATTCTCGGGGAGAGCGTAGCTGACAAGGTTATGCTCGACGCTCCTTGCACTTCGGACGGAACGTTAATGAAGAATCCTGAGCTAAGGTGGAGAATTAGGGAGGAAAAGATAGAGGAGTTGGCGGAGCTTCAGTACGAGCTTCTTAACGTTGCCGTTGATTTGCTCAAGCCGGGAGGCAGAGTTTTGTACTGCACGTGCTCGATGTTTAAAGAGGAGAACGAAGGAGTTGTTGAAAGAATTTTAAAAGAAAGAAAAGACGTTAGACTCGTTCCGCTGAGCGGATATTATTCTCCGGGCTTCATCGAAGGAACTATAAGAGCTTTCCCTCACAGGCACAACACCATAGGATTCTTCTACGCTCTCCTCGAAAAAACTACCTCTTAA
- a CDS encoding ATP-binding protein: MKAIGLVKGPAEAPHEFTFVTPDSSKIKSGEFVYYLLGEKKVICRVVKRSPVRLYPTLYLSNPEIEPERILRILGVENPEFELYEVKAVIMGYFDEKLGFVNPRIQPKAGQKIYLAEREVLENSLFRKKVGEVGSVHIGYLLNREEDIPVVLDAALLTSEHMCILASTGSGKSYLAGVLAEELLKPYNSAALLIFDPHGEYHTLKEIEGLKEFSSGSYKVRVRIYDKDEIKIRLSELEYEELVNLLPELTDKQEALLNRVYRDLEGKYFTSAELIEKIYDVAGESDKLTAKALEWRITRYVKNFEIIDDNRHIELKELLKPGQASVLQLTELGDREQETLVSVLLKRILNARINAEKGLKGEKLEYPVFVIIEEAHRFASKEARSYKVLRTILSEGRKFGVGVCLISQRPAKIDSDILSQCMTQVVMRIINPADQEYIRKSVESIGKDMIEELPGLTKGQALVSGVALNAPVLIRVRERLTSHGGVSKDAPKEWIEWTKNYREERGIRKVERVKLFWDEA; encoded by the coding sequence TTGAAGGCGATAGGACTGGTTAAAGGTCCTGCCGAAGCTCCCCACGAATTTACTTTCGTAACTCCAGACAGCAGCAAAATTAAGAGCGGAGAATTCGTTTACTACTTGCTCGGAGAGAAGAAGGTTATCTGCAGAGTCGTGAAGAGGTCTCCGGTGAGGCTTTATCCTACTCTCTACCTCTCCAATCCGGAAATAGAGCCCGAGAGAATTTTGAGAATTCTCGGAGTTGAGAATCCGGAGTTCGAGCTTTACGAAGTTAAAGCCGTGATAATGGGTTACTTCGACGAAAAACTCGGATTCGTGAATCCGAGAATACAGCCAAAAGCCGGGCAGAAGATTTACTTAGCGGAGAGGGAAGTTCTGGAGAATTCCCTTTTCAGGAAGAAGGTTGGAGAGGTTGGATCCGTGCACATAGGATACTTGCTGAACAGAGAAGAGGACATTCCAGTAGTGCTCGACGCTGCTCTGCTGACGAGCGAGCACATGTGCATCTTAGCTTCCACCGGAAGCGGAAAAAGCTATTTAGCTGGAGTTCTGGCTGAGGAGCTTTTAAAACCCTACAACTCAGCCGCTCTACTCATCTTCGACCCCCACGGAGAGTACCACACTTTGAAGGAGATAGAGGGACTGAAGGAGTTCTCTTCCGGCAGCTACAAAGTGAGGGTAAGAATTTACGACAAGGACGAGATAAAGATAAGGTTGTCTGAGCTGGAATACGAGGAGCTCGTTAACTTGCTTCCGGAACTTACGGACAAGCAGGAGGCTTTGCTTAACAGAGTTTACAGAGATTTAGAAGGGAAATACTTCACGTCAGCGGAGCTGATAGAGAAGATTTACGATGTCGCTGGAGAAAGCGATAAGCTCACGGCTAAAGCCCTCGAATGGAGGATAACGAGGTACGTGAAAAATTTTGAAATAATCGACGACAACAGACACATAGAACTGAAAGAGCTGCTGAAACCCGGACAGGCGAGCGTTCTTCAGCTTACCGAGCTCGGAGATAGGGAGCAGGAGACTCTCGTCAGCGTTCTTCTGAAGAGAATTTTGAACGCCAGAATTAACGCTGAGAAGGGGTTGAAAGGGGAAAAGCTTGAATATCCGGTTTTTGTGATAATCGAAGAAGCTCATCGCTTTGCCTCCAAGGAGGCGAGGAGTTACAAAGTACTGAGAACGATATTAAGCGAGGGTAGAAAGTTCGGAGTGGGAGTTTGCCTGATAAGCCAGAGACCGGCTAAGATAGACTCGGACATACTAAGCCAGTGCATGACGCAAGTAGTTATGAGAATAATCAATCCGGCTGATCAAGAATACATAAGGAAGAGCGTGGAGAGCATAGGAAAGGACATGATAGAGGAGCTTCCAGGACTGACAAAAGGACAGGCTTTGGTTAGCGGAGTAGCCTTGAACGCTCCAGTTTTGATAAGAGTTAGGGAAAGATTGACTTCTCACGGAGGAGTTAGCAAAGACGCTCCAAAAGAATGGATAGAGTGGACGAAAAACTACAGAGAGGAGAGGGGAATTAGAAAAGTGGAGAGAGTTAAGCTTTTCTGGGATGAGGCTTGA
- a CDS encoding DNA double-strand break repair nuclease NurA encodes MKFEGKLIENVAKIREIYRQNEVAELPDLEKKKVVLEDLKSFLKGLKVAGVDGSQISPLKDFGLPFGGVQAARLVVEHGSGKYDLKYKSGVAHETSLELERFRLEVEMLKEIMGEELYAFYDGSFSVFFTSEMSEKLRRAYLKELEELLKLSEEEETALIAYVDRSYSREIFQNAYDSYVLRNYLLMFEYIEPIRRGNLLITYFKVNPTFPAKVEMPAWLEDRVEEILKVIMAECLISSTSGYPYILERVHKYATISEKEKEEFVKAVGARVLSYKFVSKLTSKR; translated from the coding sequence ATGAAATTCGAAGGTAAGCTCATAGAAAACGTTGCCAAAATACGGGAAATCTACAGACAGAACGAGGTAGCCGAATTGCCGGATCTGGAAAAGAAGAAAGTCGTGCTTGAAGATTTGAAATCCTTTTTGAAAGGTTTGAAAGTTGCTGGAGTAGACGGAAGCCAGATTTCTCCGCTGAAAGACTTCGGTTTGCCTTTCGGCGGAGTGCAGGCTGCGAGGCTTGTCGTGGAGCACGGAAGCGGGAAGTACGATTTGAAGTACAAAAGCGGAGTCGCTCATGAAACGAGTTTGGAGCTCGAAAGATTCAGGCTCGAAGTAGAAATGTTAAAAGAAATCATGGGAGAAGAATTATATGCTTTCTACGACGGCAGTTTTTCAGTCTTTTTCACCTCGGAAATGAGTGAAAAATTGAGGAGAGCGTATTTAAAAGAGCTGGAAGAGCTTTTAAAGCTGAGCGAAGAAGAAGAGACGGCTTTGATAGCCTACGTTGATAGAAGCTACTCGAGGGAGATTTTCCAGAACGCCTACGATTCCTACGTTCTGAGAAACTACCTATTGATGTTCGAGTACATCGAACCTATAAGAAGAGGAAACCTCCTAATAACATACTTCAAAGTTAATCCCACCTTCCCGGCTAAGGTCGAAATGCCAGCCTGGCTTGAGGATAGAGTGGAGGAAATTTTAAAGGTAATAATGGCTGAATGTTTAATCTCCTCCACCTCCGGCTACCCCTACATTCTCGAAAGAGTTCACAAATACGCCACTATATCGGAAAAGGAAAAGGAGGAGTTCGTGAAGGCTGTTGGAGCAAGAGTTCTTTCCTACAAGTTCGTTAGCAAGTTAACCTCCAAGCGGTGA
- a CDS encoding AbrB/MazE/SpoVT family DNA-binding domain-containing protein has product MGEITILTKATSKSKSLRTTVPIGIVKQFNLSEGDKLKWEIRAENGKLIIVVTPLKG; this is encoded by the coding sequence ATGGGAGAGATTACTATATTAACCAAAGCCACATCGAAAAGTAAATCTCTAAGAACAACAGTACCTATAGGTATTGTCAAACAGTTTAACCTTTCAGAAGGTGACAAGTTAAAATGGGAGATTAGAGCAGAAAATGGAAAGCTGATAATAGTCGTTACACCACTAAAGGGGTGA
- a CDS encoding TIGR00304 family membrane protein has protein sequence MNPVKVFSGIALIFLGFTLLLISQAEKAEVEYGGVVIIGPIPIVFGSSVSIITLVVLLAALLLILFSLRW, from the coding sequence ATGAATCCCGTAAAGGTTTTTTCCGGAATCGCCTTAATTTTCCTTGGATTTACTCTCCTCTTAATATCTCAAGCGGAAAAAGCGGAAGTGGAGTACGGAGGAGTGGTTATAATCGGTCCGATTCCCATAGTTTTCGGCTCCTCAGTTTCTATTATCACTCTTGTCGTTTTGCTTGCCGCGCTTCTTCTTATCCTCTTCTCTCTGAGGTGGTGA
- a CDS encoding metallophosphoesterase family protein: MRFAHLADTHLGYKQYGSEERMIDFAQAFKNAIEFALSKDVDFIIIAGDFFHKKSEMDPITLAQATKVLEKVNVPVIAVEGNHDASYFRERFTWLDYLAAEKYLINLKPNFDDGIVLEEWNGQNGAYVDLGEVRIYGLKYFGALTEKVLSDYLPRIKKDGFTIFVSHFGVEKYMDIYGCISSEILHRYRNKIDYVALGHIHMKYVEDDFIFNPGSLESCDARESFFEKGMFIVDVNDEIKYVHEKNFYTPRTFRFLEYEFKSSDLREFKEFLVKNRGRGKEVVILKIKYRVKGIVDEEKVEKIAKEVLSPLVLKVEWIPEASTYDVKISDYSSRAEIEKGVLKQLLSRFGYEDLADDVLKLKELLADKKVEDAFGLIDDLVKVGRREVKRMEKEVEEAEEEVEEEVWDWRRAYDKRSLPRKRKKL; the protein is encoded by the coding sequence GTGAGATTCGCTCACCTCGCAGACACCCACTTAGGATACAAGCAGTACGGTAGCGAAGAAAGGATGATAGACTTCGCTCAAGCTTTTAAAAACGCGATTGAATTCGCGTTGAGCAAGGATGTTGATTTCATAATTATAGCCGGAGACTTCTTCCACAAGAAAAGCGAGATGGATCCGATAACCCTCGCTCAAGCTACTAAGGTTTTGGAGAAGGTAAACGTGCCGGTAATAGCTGTGGAGGGAAATCACGACGCAAGCTACTTTAGAGAGCGCTTCACGTGGCTCGATTATCTGGCTGCGGAGAAATACCTGATAAATCTAAAACCGAACTTCGACGATGGGATAGTTTTGGAGGAGTGGAACGGGCAGAACGGAGCGTACGTAGACTTGGGAGAGGTGAGAATTTACGGACTAAAGTACTTCGGAGCGTTAACGGAGAAAGTTCTCTCCGATTATCTTCCGAGAATTAAAAAGGACGGTTTCACTATATTCGTCTCCCACTTCGGAGTTGAGAAGTACATGGACATTTATGGCTGCATAAGCTCCGAAATATTGCACAGATACAGAAACAAGATCGACTACGTTGCTTTGGGACACATTCACATGAAGTACGTCGAAGACGACTTCATCTTCAATCCGGGAAGCTTGGAAAGCTGCGACGCGAGAGAGAGCTTCTTCGAGAAGGGGATGTTCATTGTTGACGTCAACGACGAAATTAAATACGTTCACGAGAAGAACTTTTACACCCCAAGAACTTTCAGATTTCTTGAATACGAGTTCAAGAGTTCGGATTTAAGAGAGTTCAAAGAGTTTCTTGTCAAAAACAGAGGTAGAGGCAAGGAAGTCGTGATTCTGAAAATTAAATACAGAGTCAAGGGAATAGTTGATGAGGAAAAGGTGGAAAAAATTGCCAAAGAAGTTCTCTCTCCCCTCGTCTTGAAAGTCGAATGGATTCCGGAAGCTTCCACCTACGACGTGAAAATTTCGGATTATTCGAGTAGAGCGGAAATCGAGAAAGGCGTTTTAAAGCAGCTCTTATCAAGGTTCGGCTACGAAGACTTAGCTGACGATGTTTTAAAGCTTAAAGAGCTTCTCGCGGACAAAAAAGTTGAGGACGCTTTCGGCTTAATAGACGACCTCGTTAAAGTTGGAAGGAGAGAGGTTAAGAGGATGGAGAAAGAAGTCGAGGAGGCTGAGGAGGAAGTAGAGGAGGAAGTCTGGGACTGGAGGAGAGCTTATGATAAGAGAAGTTTACCTCGAAAACGTAAAAAGTTATAG
- a CDS encoding NifU family protein, with amino-acid sequence MGLKEKVEEVIEKEIRPALIRDGGNIAVVDVDEESGEVKVKLLGSCYGCPMSQITLTMFVEQHLKSRVPEVKKVTPV; translated from the coding sequence ATGGGACTGAAGGAGAAAGTTGAAGAAGTAATTGAGAAGGAGATAAGACCGGCTTTGATAAGGGACGGGGGAAACATAGCCGTTGTTGACGTGGACGAGGAAAGTGGAGAGGTTAAAGTGAAGCTCCTCGGCTCCTGCTACGGCTGTCCAATGTCGCAGATAACGCTGACGATGTTTGTGGAGCAGCATTTGAAATCGAGAGTACCTGAGGTGAAAAAGGTAACTCCTGTTTGA
- a CDS encoding TIGR00304 family membrane protein gives MLEYLAIALIAIGIFLLVKGLTERVEIQIPEYREEEFEERERRKVEAGGVVLIGPIPIVFGSSRMAVLALILTIVLMLIVFLLFYV, from the coding sequence ATGCTCGAGTACTTAGCGATAGCACTAATTGCTATCGGAATTTTCTTGCTCGTTAAAGGTCTTACAGAAAGGGTTGAAATTCAGATTCCGGAATACAGAGAGGAAGAATTCGAAGAAAGAGAGAGAAGGAAAGTAGAGGCTGGAGGAGTAGTTCTTATAGGTCCAATCCCAATAGTGTTCGGCTCCTCCCGAATGGCGGTCTTAGCTTTGATTCTTACGATAGTTTTAATGCTGATAGTGTTCCTCCTCTTTTACGTATGA